From Cinclus cinclus chromosome 2, bCinCin1.1, whole genome shotgun sequence, one genomic window encodes:
- the SLC25A6 gene encoding ADP/ATP translocase 3, with translation MADQAISFLKDFLAGGVAAAISKTAVAPIERVKLLLQVQHASKQIAADKQYKGIIDCVVRIPKEQGVLSFWRGNLANVIRYFPTQALNFAFKDKYKQVFLGGVDKHTQFWRYFAGNLASGGAAGATSLCFVYPLDFARTRLAADVGKAGADREFSGLGDCLVKITKSDGVRGLYQGFNVSVQGIIIYRAAYFGIYDTAKGMLPDPRNTHIVISWMIAQTVTAVAGVVSYPFDTVRRRMMMQSGRKGADIMYSGTIDCWRKIARDEGGKAFFKGAWSNVLRGMGGAFVLVLYDEFKKVI, from the exons ATGGCGGACCAGGCCATCTCCTTCCTCAAGGACTTTCTGGCGGGCGGCGTCGCCGCTGCCATCAGCAAGACCGCGGTGGCCCCCATCGAGCGGGTCAAGCTCTTGCTTCAG gtGCAACATGCAAGTAAACAGATTGCTGCTGATAAGCAGTACAAGGGTATCATCGATTGCGTAGTGCGTATTCCAAAGGAACAAGGAGTGCTGTCTTTCTGGCGAGGaaacttggcaaatgtcatCAGATACTTCCCAACTCAAGCTCTTAATTTTGCCTTCAAGGATAAGTATAAGCAGGTGTTTTTGGGAGGTGTAGACAAGCACACTCAGTTCTGGAGGTATTTTGCTGGTAACCTGGCATCTGGTGGTGCAGCTGGAGCCACTTCCCTCTGCTTTGTCTACCCCTTGGATTTTGCAAGAACCCGTTTGGCTGCTGATGTTGGAAAAGCTGGCGCAGACAGAGAATTCTCTGGTCTTGGAGACTGTCTAGTCAAAATCACCAAGTCTGATGGTGTACGTGGCTTGTACCAAGGGTTCAATGTCTCTGTCCAAGGCATCATCATCTATAGAGCTGCTTACTTTGGCATCTATGATACAGCAAAAG GCATGCTCCCAGATCCCAGGAATACTCACATTGTTATCAGTTGGATGATTGCCCAGACAGTGACTGCTGTGGCTGGCGTGGTTTCCTATCCTTTTGATACGGTGCGGCGTAGAATGATGATGCAGTCAGGACGCAAAGGAG ctgataTCATGTACTCTGGAACAATTGACTGCTGGCGGAAGATTGCAAGGGATGAAGGAGGAAAGGCCTTCTTCAAGGGTGCATGGTCTAATGTTCTCAGAGGCATGGGGGGTGCTTTTGTGCTTGTGCTGTACGATGAATTCAAGAAAGTAATTTAA